One Stigmatopora nigra isolate UIUO_SnigA chromosome 1, RoL_Snig_1.1, whole genome shotgun sequence DNA segment encodes these proteins:
- the LOC144195620 gene encoding aquaporin-4 isoform X2: MTWHELRSRQFWRAVIAEMIGTLILVSAVLGASVLGHGEDTGRPLYSAVAVGAVIVPLGHCFGDISGAQVNPAVTLSLLATRRLEVMRALFYITAQCLGATLGAWALYLALSNKSTADYFVNMVPIDLNAAQALGIEVLCTFQLVFTVFSVEAQRRRESPEPGNLAIGLAHTAGVMIGARFSGASMNPARSLGPALVTGFWENHWVYWIGPVLGAVLAGMSHEFFFAQSASRQKLVACLMCKDIEIVETTSMTGSSLSTVTQNANRSKQAHK, translated from the exons ATGACGTGGCATGAG CTACGGAGCCGTCAGTTCTGGCGAGCCGTGATAGCAGAGATGATCGGTACGCTTATATTGGTGAGTGCTGTGCTGGGTGCATCCGTACTGGGTCATGGGGAGGACACCGGGAGACCCTTATACTCAGCGGTGGCAGTTGGTGCAGTCATTGTACCTCTCGGACActgttttggtgacattagcGGGGCACAG GTTAACCCTGCTGTCACGTTGTCTTTGCTGGCCACCCGGAGGCTGGAGGTCATGAGGGCTCTCTTTTATATAACTGCCCAGTGTTTGGGGGCGACTTTAGGGGCTTGGGCCCTCTATTTGGCTTTGTCCAACAAAAGCACTGCAGACTACTTCGTCAACATG GTGCCCATCGACTTGAATGCAGCACAGGCCCTCGGCATTGAAGTCTTATGCACCTTCCAGTTGGTTTTCACTGTTTTCTCAGTTGAGGCCCAGCGGCGAAGGGAAAGCCCAGAACCAGGAAATCTTGCTATTGGACTGGCACACACAGCTGGGGTGATGATAGGG GCTCGGTTTTCTGGTGCCAGTATGAATCCTGCTCGCTCTCTGGGTCCGGCTCTCGTCACAGGATTTTGGGAAAACCACTGG GTGTACTGGATCGGACCGGTCCTCGGGGCAGTTCTAGCCGGCATGTCCCACGAGTTCTTCTTTGCACAGAGCGCCTCCCGCCAGAAGCTTGTGGCGTGTCTGATGTGCAAAGACATTGAGATCGTGGAGACGACCAGTATGACTGGCTCGTCCCTTTCGACCGTGACTCAGAACGCCAACAGATCAAAACAAGCCCACAAATAA
- the LOC144195620 gene encoding aquaporin-4 isoform X3 — translation MIGTLILVSAVLGASVLGHGEDTGRPLYSAVAVGAVIVPLGHCFGDISGAQVNPAVTLSLLATRRLEVMRALFYITAQCLGATLGAWALYLALSNKSTADYFVNMVPIDLNAAQALGIEVLCTFQLVFTVFSVEAQRRRESPEPGNLAIGLAHTAGVMIGARFSGASMNPARSLGPALVTGFWENHWVYWIGPVLGAVLAGMSHEFFFAQSASRQKLVACLMCKDIEIVETTSMTGSSLSTVTQNANRSKQAHK, via the exons ATGATCGGTACGCTTATATTGGTGAGTGCTGTGCTGGGTGCATCCGTACTGGGTCATGGGGAGGACACCGGGAGACCCTTATACTCAGCGGTGGCAGTTGGTGCAGTCATTGTACCTCTCGGACActgttttggtgacattagcGGGGCACAG GTTAACCCTGCTGTCACGTTGTCTTTGCTGGCCACCCGGAGGCTGGAGGTCATGAGGGCTCTCTTTTATATAACTGCCCAGTGTTTGGGGGCGACTTTAGGGGCTTGGGCCCTCTATTTGGCTTTGTCCAACAAAAGCACTGCAGACTACTTCGTCAACATG GTGCCCATCGACTTGAATGCAGCACAGGCCCTCGGCATTGAAGTCTTATGCACCTTCCAGTTGGTTTTCACTGTTTTCTCAGTTGAGGCCCAGCGGCGAAGGGAAAGCCCAGAACCAGGAAATCTTGCTATTGGACTGGCACACACAGCTGGGGTGATGATAGGG GCTCGGTTTTCTGGTGCCAGTATGAATCCTGCTCGCTCTCTGGGTCCGGCTCTCGTCACAGGATTTTGGGAAAACCACTGG GTGTACTGGATCGGACCGGTCCTCGGGGCAGTTCTAGCCGGCATGTCCCACGAGTTCTTCTTTGCACAGAGCGCCTCCCGCCAGAAGCTTGTGGCGTGTCTGATGTGCAAAGACATTGAGATCGTGGAGACGACCAGTATGACTGGCTCGTCCCTTTCGACCGTGACTCAGAACGCCAACAGATCAAAACAAGCCCACAAATAA
- the LOC144195620 gene encoding aquaporin AQPAe.a isoform X1 — MTWHEELRSRQFWRAVIAEMIGTLILVSAVLGASVLGHGEDTGRPLYSAVAVGAVIVPLGHCFGDISGAQVNPAVTLSLLATRRLEVMRALFYITAQCLGATLGAWALYLALSNKSTADYFVNMVPIDLNAAQALGIEVLCTFQLVFTVFSVEAQRRRESPEPGNLAIGLAHTAGVMIGARFSGASMNPARSLGPALVTGFWENHWVYWIGPVLGAVLAGMSHEFFFAQSASRQKLVACLMCKDIEIVETTSMTGSSLSTVTQNANRSKQAHK, encoded by the exons ATGACGTGGCATGAG GAGCTACGGAGCCGTCAGTTCTGGCGAGCCGTGATAGCAGAGATGATCGGTACGCTTATATTGGTGAGTGCTGTGCTGGGTGCATCCGTACTGGGTCATGGGGAGGACACCGGGAGACCCTTATACTCAGCGGTGGCAGTTGGTGCAGTCATTGTACCTCTCGGACActgttttggtgacattagcGGGGCACAG GTTAACCCTGCTGTCACGTTGTCTTTGCTGGCCACCCGGAGGCTGGAGGTCATGAGGGCTCTCTTTTATATAACTGCCCAGTGTTTGGGGGCGACTTTAGGGGCTTGGGCCCTCTATTTGGCTTTGTCCAACAAAAGCACTGCAGACTACTTCGTCAACATG GTGCCCATCGACTTGAATGCAGCACAGGCCCTCGGCATTGAAGTCTTATGCACCTTCCAGTTGGTTTTCACTGTTTTCTCAGTTGAGGCCCAGCGGCGAAGGGAAAGCCCAGAACCAGGAAATCTTGCTATTGGACTGGCACACACAGCTGGGGTGATGATAGGG GCTCGGTTTTCTGGTGCCAGTATGAATCCTGCTCGCTCTCTGGGTCCGGCTCTCGTCACAGGATTTTGGGAAAACCACTGG GTGTACTGGATCGGACCGGTCCTCGGGGCAGTTCTAGCCGGCATGTCCCACGAGTTCTTCTTTGCACAGAGCGCCTCCCGCCAGAAGCTTGTGGCGTGTCTGATGTGCAAAGACATTGAGATCGTGGAGACGACCAGTATGACTGGCTCGTCCCTTTCGACCGTGACTCAGAACGCCAACAGATCAAAACAAGCCCACAAATAA